Proteins encoded together in one Gigantopelta aegis isolate Gae_Host chromosome 8, Gae_host_genome, whole genome shotgun sequence window:
- the LOC121380214 gene encoding meiosis-specific with OB domain-containing protein-like, which translates to MAWSGRFDDFKPFGISDSSRNRPSNNSLTIGQCAKNRIYRPAQNNQATFQTNDQNLSGVTKIGDIFPDMPNVTIVGVVITKDGPKSIMSKKNVGTERHLLAVTVRDAPDGFINVTCWGMVDFINNINNIISLGNVVQIKNAQVQGKQNSANDEQYKPYTPSQCQLNVSENHSQIELYSGWDLSSYNHLLHLPTKPSNDYYILEDINANGMALQGEAVNLLAAVRKVWPAKDITTKTGKKTKKCSVVLFDETCSNFTVDLWDHFADLASTWIPNQTVVFAADVKILYNDFKSTMIGTATSRTVFTIDPDTPEAHSLYQFASSHSDWNNDDRQREEPDPDLGSITQVYNVEQVKGLKNELTSQTTANYGVLYALITTFNIDYDGDDCSIFRNICSRCKREVTKEAGFVCTNQDCSGDLFTSENFDDSVSAAVEYNIVVSLSDNTGTIHFCHLQGAPAEHVLGHKAAEFQQLHTQKKTDVKWNYLLERCKVKFKIRKFSADTNSKSTVRILSLEKADPMEVYQCFC; encoded by the exons ATGGCTTGGTCTGGCCGCTTTGATGACTTCAAGCCATTTGGGATATCTGACAGCTCCAGAAATCGTCCCAGTAACAACAGTCTAACAATAGGACAATGTGCTAAAAATAGAATTTACAGACCAGCTCAAAATAATCAAGCTACCTTTCAAACCAATGACCAAAATCTATCAGGTGTCACTAAAATTGGCGATATATTTCCTGATATGCCAAATGTT ACGATTGTTGGTGTAGTAATAACAAAGGATGGACCGAAGTCAATAATGAGTAAAAAGA ATGTTGGAACGGAAAGACACTTGTTAGCTGTGACAGTTAGGGATGCACCTGATGGTTTCATTAATGTCACATGCTGGGGAATGGTGGACTTCattaataatatcaacaacatcatcagtCTTGGAAATGTTG TTCAGATTAAAAACGCCCAAGTTCAAGGCAAACAAAACAGTGCAAATGATGAGCAGTATAAACCATACACTCCAAG CCAGTGTCAGCTGAACGTGTCTGAGAACCACAGCCAGATAGAGCTGTACTCTGGCTGGGACTTGTCCAGCTACAACCACCTGCTGCACCTGCCCACCAAGCCCAGCAATGACTACTACATCCTGGAGGACATCAACGCCAACGGCATGGCCCTGCAGGGAGAGGCCGTGAATCTGCTCGCAGCCGTTAGAAAG GTTTGGCCAGCTAAGGACATTACAACAAAAACAGGGAAAAAGACCAAAAAATGTTCTGTGGTCCTGTTTGATGAAACATGTTCAAATTTTACAGTGGACTT ATGGGATCATTTTGCTGATCTGGCATCCACATGGATACCAAATCAAACTG TGGTATTTGCAGCAGATGTGAAGATACTGTACAATGACTTCAAGTCAACTATGATCGGTACAGCCACATCACGGACAGTGTTCACCATAGATCCTG ACACCCCCGAGGCTCACAGCCTGTATCAGTTCGCCAGTTCCCATTCGGACTGGAACAACGacgacagacagagagaagaaCCAGATCCAGATC TGGGCAGCATAACACAGGTTTATAATGTTGAGCAGGTGAAAGGCCTGAAAAACGAGCTCACATCTCAAACTACTGCCAACTACGGTGTACTGTACGCCCTCATTACCACATTCAATATTGACTACGATGGAGACGACTGCTCCATTTTCAGAAATATTTG TTCCAGATGTAAGCGTGAAGTGACGAAGGAGGCCGGGTTTGTGTGTACCAATCAGGACTGCAGTGGCGATCTGTTTACCAGTGAGAACTTTGATGACTCTGTGAGCGCCGCGGTGGAGTACAACATTGTTGTGTCTCTGTCGGACAACACGGGAACCATTCACTTCTGTCACCTGCAGGGAGCCCCAGCCGAACATGTACTCGGGCACAAG GCTGCTGAATTTCAACAGCTGCACACTCAGAAGAAAACGGATGTAAAATGGAATTATCTTTTGGAAAGATGCAAAGTTAAGTTTAAG ATCAGGAAATTTTCGGCTGACACAAACAGCAAATCTACAGTGAGAATCCTGTCTCTGGAGAAAGCAGATCCAATGGAAGTTTACCAGTGTTTCTGTTGA